In the Naumovozyma dairenensis CBS 421 chromosome 4, complete genome genome, one interval contains:
- the NDAI0D03260 gene encoding putative cystathionine gamma-synthase (similar to Saccharomyces cerevisiae STR2 (YJR130C) and YML082W; ancestral locus Anc_4.354) — MINRSTTAPPTSSLTWDDIKDIHPRIKLAKSVKRLCEILSDRYAKENETCICFPSYTVAKRCREYIAVKVTRASTTTTPPKVRILQLATSKPKDSNEMAFKRECKIAVVFTKREFEPLMMEYWRLSGEIISEYLAEYVLHELFMLEKSTRTTIPHSIGEENDNDDEKEFIESRYGRNFNFTFTDRAKSLIKKRITKNVMDSDYDHDHDDENENYHFNDRNNGNNMSTFLDTHINGNNNNSNSQGFDDREDEEEPTPYIHSTIPAEPIDMDETLPLANDERTHTNNTNGTVSRTVSDIDTNHISTSNMRSNSFDTDNGSGGNSIPLNPETDVYLFTSGMAALFTAHRLLLHFDSQRVDRLRYSITDDSTPSPNGTFNNRLIGYGSPYKETVMFGFPSVDTLEVLQKFNHTHFLSDNDEENSAMSKLKEILHSGEQILAVFIEAPSNPLLKMGDLIELKRLSDMYGFFIIVDETIAGFVNIDAIIHADIICSSLTKVFTGDSNVIAGSMVLNPMSKIYDFAKRFLSFPDGFEDCLWCEDILYLEKNSRDFLSKTTRINNTTEYLVNTVLSPYVGKKEANGKLFKKIYYPTTTSKETKMCYDAIKCKTYGGYGGVFSITFHDIEKAKLFFNNLKLSKTISLGSNYTTVCPYTVLKHGDELEKVSEYGLDETLIRVCVGLENKTSLKENFSRAIEKTMNN, encoded by the coding sequence aTGATTAACAGATCTACAACCGCTCCGCCAACTTCATCACTAACATGGGACGATATCAAAGATATACACCCTAGAATCAAACTAGCTAAATCAGTGAAAAGATTGTGTGAAATTTTAAGTGATAGATATGCCAAAGAGAATGAAACCTGTATCTGTTTCCCTTCATACACAGTAGCGAAAAGATGTAGAGAATATATTGCTGTGAAAGTCACTAGAGCTTCAACGACAACGACTCCTCCTAAGGTTAGGATTTTGCAATTGGCTACTTCTAAACCAAAGGATTCTAATGAGATGGCATTCAAGAGGGAATGTAAGATTGCTGTAGTGTTCACAAAGAGGGAATTTGAACCATTGATGATGGAATATTGGAGATTATCAGGTGAAATTATTTCGGAGTATTTGGCTGAATATGTATTGCATGAATTGTTTATGTTAGAAAAATCAACGAGGACAACAATACCTCATTCCATTGgggaagaaaatgataatgatgatgagaaGGAATTCATTGAATCGAGATATGGTAggaatttcaattttacaTTCACTGATAGAGCGAAGAGTTTAATTAAGAAGAGAATTACTAAGAATGTTATGGATTCTGATTATGATCATGATCACGATGATGAAAACGAAAATTATCACTTTAATGATCGTAATAATGGTAACAATATGTCGACATTTTTAGATACCCATATTaatggaaataataataatagtaatagtcAGGGCTTTGATGATagagaagatgaagaagaaccaACGCCGTATATCCATTCCACTATACCAGCAGAACCAATTGACATGGATGAAACATTACCGCTAGCAAATGATGAACGAACCCATACTAACAACACAAACGGCACAGTTTCTCGTACCGTATCAGATATCGATACAAATCATATATCTACCAGCAACATGAGAAGTAATAGTTTCGATACCGATAATGGCAGTGGAGGGAATTCCATTCCATTAAATCCAGAGACAgatgtttatttattcacAAGTGGAATGGCTGCATTATTTACAGCACATaggttattattacattttGATTCCCAAAGGGTGGATAGGTTAAGATACTCTATAACTGATGACTCTACTCCAAGTCCTAATGGTACGTTTAATAATAGATTGATTGGGTATGGTAGTCCGTACAAGGAGACAGTAATGTTTGGATTTCCATCTGTGGATACATTAGAAGtattacaaaaattcaACCATACACATTTCTTAtctgataatgatgaagaaaattcagCAATGAGCAAATTGAAGGAAATATTACATTCCGGTGAACAAATCCTAGCTGTTTTCATTGAAGCTCCATCAAAtccattattgaaaatgggTGActtaattgaattgaaaaggTTATCTGATATGTAtggatttttcattattgtGGATGAAACGATAGCTGGGTTTGTCAATATTGATGCGATAATACATGctgatattatttgtagTTCTCTAACTAAAGTGTTTACTGGTGATTCTAACGTTATTGCTGGTTCAATGGTCTTAAATCCCATGAGCAAGATTTATGATTTTGCTAAACGATTCTTAAGTTTTCCAGATGGATTTGAAGATTGTCTATGGTGTGAAGATATTCTTTATctggaaaaaaattcaagagaTTTTCTTTCCAAGACAACTAGAATCAATAATACTACTGAATATTTAGTTAATACGGTTTTATCTCCATATGTTGGTAAAAAGGAAGCAAACGgtaaattattcaagaaaatatattatccAACGACAACGTCAAAGGAAACTAAGATGTGCTATGACGCAATTAAATGTAAAACATATGGTGGTTATGGTGGAGTATTTTCCATTACGTTCCATGACATAGAGAAGgctaaattattttttaataatttgaaactaTCAAAGACAATCTCGCTAGGGTCTAATTATACTACAGTGTGTCCATATACGGTTTTGAAGCATGGTGATGAACTGGAAAAAGTTTCGGAGTATGGATTAGATGAAACCCTGATCCGAGTTTGTGTTGGCTTAGAAAACAAAACGtcattgaaagaaaattttagTAGAGCTATAGAGAAAACAATGAAtaattag